One Azospirillum sp. B510 genomic window carries:
- a CDS encoding tetratricopeptide repeat protein, with translation MTPDQAESTYRQGLIAAQAGRWAEAGDLLARAITARPGVAVWWANYGLVLESRGDPLGAAQAYAGALNLDGGLAMAMDGLLVMAETLAKGGRADLAEGCYRRALALAPATLAALVNAGNLLRAQARRADSIGLNRRAAILQPDSWIPFYNTGNALAEMNRPDEADRAFRAGLCLEPSRVELWANRAGLSLAPQARIGEALAALDRALRLSPGADSLHSARLFLMQYDPAPAMPRIAQAHADWGARYPDRPAAPVAAPSPRLRVGYVSADFRAHPVGYFLEPVLAAHDRGGIEAICYSNTANPDAVTARLRGLADGWVDCAGLDDAALLERIRADGIHILVDLAGHTLGNRLGVFARRAAPVQVTWAGYVGTTGLPAMDYLISDPRQSPEGADGWAIEGIVRMPDAYVPWVPPADAPAVAPLPMIARGAPTFGCLNALPKLNAPVAALWSRLLAAVPGARLLLRTPGLDDPALRARTLALFEAAGADPARIELRGAAPHAEFLATYGEIDVALDPFPYSGGLTTLEALWMGVPVVTLGGDRFCARHSVTHLTSAGLPALAVEGEEAYVAMAAALVSDPDGLASIRGRLRDRLATSPALDGVRFTRALEAAFGAMWQRAAAGQGRASFALNFD, from the coding sequence ATGACGCCGGATCAGGCCGAAAGCACCTATCGCCAGGGCCTGATCGCCGCGCAGGCCGGCCGCTGGGCCGAGGCGGGGGACCTTCTCGCCCGAGCCATCACCGCCCGGCCCGGCGTGGCCGTCTGGTGGGCCAATTACGGGCTGGTGCTGGAAAGCCGGGGCGACCCGCTGGGGGCGGCGCAGGCCTATGCCGGGGCGCTTAACCTCGACGGCGGGCTTGCCATGGCGATGGACGGGCTGCTGGTGATGGCGGAGACGCTGGCCAAGGGCGGCCGCGCCGATCTGGCGGAGGGCTGTTACCGCCGCGCCCTGGCGCTCGCCCCCGCCACGCTGGCCGCGCTGGTGAATGCCGGCAATCTGCTGCGGGCCCAGGCCCGCCGCGCCGACTCCATCGGGCTCAATCGCCGCGCCGCGATCCTTCAGCCGGACAGCTGGATTCCGTTCTACAACACCGGCAACGCCCTGGCCGAAATGAACCGGCCGGACGAGGCCGACCGCGCCTTTCGCGCCGGCCTGTGCCTGGAGCCGTCGCGGGTGGAGCTGTGGGCCAACCGCGCCGGCCTGTCGCTCGCCCCCCAGGCGCGCATCGGCGAGGCGCTCGCGGCGCTCGATCGCGCCCTGCGGCTGTCGCCCGGCGCCGATTCGCTGCACAGCGCCCGGCTTTTCCTGATGCAGTATGATCCGGCGCCGGCCATGCCGCGGATCGCCCAGGCGCATGCCGATTGGGGCGCCCGCTATCCCGATCGTCCGGCCGCTCCCGTCGCGGCGCCGTCGCCCCGGCTGCGCGTCGGCTATGTCTCCGCCGATTTCCGCGCCCATCCGGTGGGGTATTTCCTGGAGCCGGTGCTGGCCGCCCATGATCGCGGCGGCATCGAGGCGATCTGCTATTCCAACACCGCCAACCCGGATGCGGTGACGGCGCGGCTGCGCGGGCTTGCCGACGGCTGGGTCGATTGCGCCGGCCTGGACGACGCCGCGCTGCTGGAGCGCATCCGCGCCGACGGCATCCATATCCTGGTCGATCTCGCCGGTCACACGTTGGGCAACCGGCTGGGCGTCTTCGCCCGGCGGGCGGCCCCGGTGCAGGTGACCTGGGCCGGCTATGTCGGCACCACCGGCCTGCCGGCGATGGACTATCTGATTTCCGACCCCAGGCAGAGCCCGGAGGGGGCCGACGGCTGGGCCATCGAGGGCATCGTCCGCATGCCCGACGCCTATGTGCCCTGGGTGCCGCCGGCCGATGCCCCGGCGGTGGCGCCGCTGCCGATGATCGCGCGTGGCGCCCCGACCTTCGGGTGCCTGAACGCCTTGCCGAAGCTGAACGCGCCGGTCGCCGCGCTGTGGAGCCGGCTGCTCGCCGCCGTGCCGGGGGCGCGGCTGCTGCTGCGCACGCCGGGTCTGGACGATCCCGCCCTGCGGGCGCGTACGCTGGCCCTGTTCGAGGCGGCCGGCGCCGACCCCGCGCGCATCGAGCTGCGCGGCGCCGCACCGCACGCCGAATTCCTGGCGACCTATGGCGAGATCGACGTCGCGCTCGATCCCTTTCCCTATTCGGGCGGGCTGACGACGCTGGAGGCGTTGTGGATGGGCGTGCCGGTGGTGACGCTGGGCGGCGACCGCTTCTGCGCCCGCCATTCGGTCACCCACCTGACCTCCGCCGGGCTGCCGGCCCTGGCGGTGGAGGGGGAGGAGGCCTATGTCGCCATGGCCGCCGCCCTGGTGTCGGATCCGGACGGGCTGGCGAGCATCCGCGGCCGGTTGCGCGACCGTCTGGCCACCTCGCCGGCGCTGGACGGCGTGCGCTTTACCCGCGCGTTGGAGGCCGCCTTCGGCGCCATGTGGCAGCGCGCGGCGGCGGGGCAGGGGCGGGCGTCCTTCGCGCTCAACTTCGACTGA
- the thyX gene encoding FAD-dependent thymidylate synthase, with protein MPITPEQRDEIDRLRAVTATTRRATVPALEDILYQPLEVLDHGFVRVIDYMGDDAAVVQAARVSYGKGTKKVSEDSGLIKYLMRHRHSTPFEMCEIKFHVKLPIFVARQWIRHRTANVNEYSARYSILDREFYVPAPEQLGAQAVVNRQGRGDVLEGEEAASVMRLLREDSERAYGHYEEMLNQREDGTVIDPSRQGLARELARMNLSLNYYTQWYWKVDLHNLLHFLSLRADSHAQYEIRVYAEAMLDVVKRWVPAVYESFSEYRMGGAHLSRTGLDVVKRLLAGEPVTQEASGLSKREWRELMDQLGRPE; from the coding sequence ATGCCGATCACGCCCGAGCAGCGCGACGAAATCGATCGCCTGCGCGCCGTCACCGCCACCACCCGCCGCGCCACCGTCCCGGCCCTGGAGGATATCCTCTATCAGCCGCTGGAGGTGCTGGACCACGGCTTCGTCCGCGTCATCGACTATATGGGCGACGATGCGGCGGTCGTGCAGGCGGCGCGCGTGTCCTATGGCAAGGGCACCAAGAAGGTCAGCGAGGATTCCGGCCTCATCAAGTATCTGATGCGCCACCGCCACTCGACCCCGTTCGAGATGTGCGAGATCAAGTTCCATGTGAAGCTGCCGATCTTCGTCGCCCGCCAGTGGATCCGCCACCGCACCGCGAACGTGAACGAATATTCGGCGCGCTACTCCATCCTCGACCGCGAGTTCTACGTGCCGGCGCCGGAGCAGCTTGGCGCCCAGGCCGTGGTCAACCGCCAGGGCCGCGGCGACGTGCTGGAGGGCGAGGAGGCCGCCAGCGTCATGCGGCTGCTGCGCGAGGATTCCGAACGCGCCTACGGCCATTACGAGGAGATGCTGAACCAGCGCGAGGACGGCACGGTCATCGACCCGTCCCGCCAGGGTCTGGCGCGTGAACTGGCGCGGATGAACCTGTCGCTGAACTACTACACGCAGTGGTACTGGAAGGTCGATCTCCACAACCTTCTCCATTTCCTGTCGCTGCGCGCCGACAGCCATGCCCAGTATGAGATCCGCGTCTATGCCGAGGCGATGCTGGACGTGGTGAAGCGCTGGGTTCCGGCGGTCTACGAGTCCTTCAGCGAATACCGCATGGGCGGCGCCCATCTGTCGCGCACCGGGCTGGACGTGGTGAAGCGCCTGCTGGCCGGCGAGCCGGTGACCCAGGAGGCCAGCGGCCTGTCCAAGCGCGAATGGCGCGAACTGATGGACCAGCTCGGCCGCCCCGAATAA
- a CDS encoding SspB family protein — protein MPKEQLRYDRMVETALRGVVRDALTEVAERGLPGNHHFYLTFRTGYPGVDIPDYLAGQYPNEMTIVLQFQYYGLDVTDDHFEVTLSFNNVHERLVIPFGAITTFADPSVNFALQFQPLAATESAEVATMPPRAAAERVEEKVEEAAPAEEPKRGEVVALDAFRKK, from the coding sequence ATGCCCAAAGAGCAGCTCCGCTATGACCGCATGGTCGAGACCGCGTTGCGCGGCGTTGTCCGCGACGCGCTGACCGAGGTTGCCGAGCGCGGCTTGCCGGGCAATCACCATTTCTACCTGACCTTCCGCACCGGCTACCCTGGTGTCGATATCCCGGACTATCTGGCGGGCCAGTATCCGAACGAGATGACCATCGTCCTCCAGTTCCAGTATTACGGCCTGGACGTGACGGACGATCATTTCGAGGTGACGCTGAGCTTCAACAACGTGCATGAGCGTCTGGTGATCCCGTTCGGCGCCATCACCACCTTCGCCGACCCGTCGGTGAATTTCGCCCTGCAATTCCAGCCGCTGGCCGCCACCGAGTCGGCGGAGGTCGCGACCATGCCGCCCCGTGCCGCCGCCGAGCGCGTCGAGGAAAAGGTGGAGGAAGCCGCGCCGGCCGAGGAGCCGAAGCGCGGCGAGGTCGTGGCGCTGGACGCCTTCCGCAAGAAATAA
- a CDS encoding TfoX/Sxy family protein codes for MPAKPPSEYVASLCEMLAPLGDIRVRRMFGGYGLSIDGSTFALIADEILYIKADDVNRAAFTELGLEPFRPMPDKPTTLSYYPPPDQALDDGGELLPWARSGFEAALRAAAKKAKKAGRKKT; via the coding sequence ATGCCGGCCAAGCCGCCCAGCGAGTATGTCGCCAGCCTCTGCGAGATGCTGGCGCCGCTGGGCGATATCCGCGTGCGCCGCATGTTCGGCGGCTACGGCCTGTCAATCGATGGCTCGACCTTCGCGCTGATCGCCGACGAGATTTTGTATATCAAGGCGGACGATGTGAACCGCGCCGCCTTCACGGAGCTGGGCCTGGAGCCCTTCCGGCCGATGCCCGACAAGCCGACCACCCTGTCCTACTATCCGCCCCCCGACCAGGCGCTCGACGACGGCGGAGAGCTGTTGCCCTGGGCGCGGTCCGGATTCGAGGCGGCGCTGCGGGCGGCGGCCAAGAAGGCGAAGAAGGCGGGGCGGAAGAAAACGTAA